A genomic region of Candidatus Angelobacter sp. contains the following coding sequences:
- a CDS encoding TolC family protein — SDYRIAKNTLANLIAYNLPKNVGEDIPLQLSGQLDAEPYEIDLPSAISRALDGRPELAALRKGESLRKEGVAAARSSHQPSLQAFGGYGWRSSQFSTDLIRDVAGWNAGLQLNWDIFDGFLTRGKVDEARALYDKARHEVEDSVRRIELEVRTAHSNFIEAREVLESQRKVVEQAEEALRLANARADAGTGTQLDVLSAQTALTEARSTQVRALRDYSVARARLERAVGNAAPRIEPVK, encoded by the coding sequence AGCGATTATCGAATTGCCAAAAACACCCTCGCCAATTTGATCGCCTACAATCTGCCCAAAAACGTGGGGGAGGACATTCCACTGCAGCTCAGCGGCCAGCTGGACGCCGAGCCTTACGAAATCGACCTGCCCTCCGCCATCTCCCGGGCGTTGGACGGACGTCCTGAGCTTGCTGCGCTGCGCAAGGGTGAGTCATTGAGGAAGGAGGGCGTCGCCGCCGCCCGCAGCAGCCATCAGCCGAGCCTGCAGGCGTTCGGCGGCTACGGCTGGCGCAGCTCCCAGTTCAGCACTGATCTGATCCGCGACGTCGCGGGCTGGAATGCCGGCCTGCAGTTGAACTGGGACATCTTCGACGGCTTTCTTACCCGGGGCAAAGTGGACGAGGCCCGGGCGCTTTACGACAAGGCGCGCCACGAAGTCGAAGATTCGGTCCGGCGGATCGAACTGGAGGTTCGCACCGCCCACTCGAATTTCATCGAAGCGCGCGAAGTTTTGGAATCCCAACGGAAAGTTGTTGAACAAGCCGAGGAAGCCCTGCGTCTGGCTAATGCGCGAGCCGATGCGGGCACCGGGACGCAGCTCGACGTGCTCAGCGCGCAAACGGCGCTGACCGAGGCGCGCTCGACGCAGGTCCGGGCGTTGCGCGATTACTCGGTGGCCCGCGCCCGGCTGGAACGCGCGGTCGGAAACGCAGCGCCGCGCATCGAGCCGGTGAAATGA